The genomic stretch aaatggtgtgacacaaattgtcacacctctaaagatcatagcatatctcacaatccagaaactcaaaaatcaaaaaccacatatcaaaattctcctaaaggtgtctagaataagcatacaaaatttcagcttcatccaattaagcatcatcatttcatgatcaaaatggtaaGCATGATGCAACAAAGGACATgttcacataaaccctaggcATTTACTTTTTTCAGCCGTGaacaaatttattaaaaatcatcaaaaaattGTAGACATCCcaaggatcatggtggaaaaaatctcatattatttggacaaaaattgaatgagttatgatttattgaatgtggaaagaaaataaaaaaacaagaaCTAGGCATGGTGAAACATGATGAACATAAGTGAAATAAATGCCAAGACAAAGGTGAAAAGTGCACTCAAGCGGAATCGATCCGTGCTTCAATTTAAAACCAGCGCGCGCTTCATGAAGCGCTGCGTTTAACTAAATGAGGTGGCGTATGGTGATTGGATTCATGGCTTACaaactgtaacacccttctacccaaacgacatatttaaagaatttatcagagtacaacatgtagaagagtttacatttcattcaacttaacactcatcactttacaacataaaaatatttcatttattttaataaaacttcgcagcggacaacaacacaattaacgatttataaaaatgtttcaacaaaacatatcaataatttagtcttcatacacaacttaaataataatataatctctattgaatcccataaccccggtgtcacatgaccagagcattgactcgactctgtagaataactctacacttattcttcacctcaacaaaagctactcctcattatctgcacattgctcatcatagatgaacataaacacatgcagaaggggtgagaattacattattaaacaataatataacgacagaatataatatgaataatttgCACATATGTCAACACGGATCATCACAATCATCAttataatcaacaaactcatgaatatcaacaaaacaacacatcaattgcaatgcacacacccatgcatgactcaacacgactcggtatacccattttgtgaccactacaggatcactactcccagattcaccaccatagaatccgagttccccataaggaaccaagcctctcaacaagcccggagtcaacaacatcattggaactcagtccgttcatcactaggcatcggcctttcatgaatgcatgcacatcaaacatgcatcataatcaacatagcaacaacaacatcatatagtcatgttatcatcatcattaatagcatgacatacaactcaacaaaacaacaacaacattacaacgatatcacatctgggagtttaaaacgcgaaagctgtccgtcaaactgatatggcgaacgccgttaggctaatggtgaacgccattagcgttaaacgctcctattctggaaaaactgtctgtcaaactgatatggcgaacgccgttaggctaatggtgaacgccatttagcgttaaacgctcttattctgaaaactgtctgtcaaactgatatggcgaacgccgttaggctaatggtgaacgccatttagcgttaaacgctcttattctgaaaactgtctgtcaaactgatatggcgaacgccgttaggctaatggtgaacgccatttagcgttaaacgctcttattctggaaaaaggcccaaatggcgagcgccaaaggcataatggcgaacgtcatttggctgttatgtgcataaacaagattttaagcgcagaaacagtggacgcgcggcttctaagcctacaacccaatatcaacatttaacaatcatacatacacaacatacttcgattacaatgTATATAACGCCACCATACTCACAGATCGGACAATTTCCCTCAAAAACCacaactttcccaatctccctaaattCCCCAAATTTATCAACGACCCAATCCTATATCATgtaattgctcgcatattatcgtttaataaggttcagaccccttacctctttggattgaaggaagctctgagcaatctttggtcttttcctcttccttctctttctcttcagcgcttctcccttttctgactctgaggcaaaatacgtgaaaatgaaaaccttcagttatctcctttggcctcttttacccaattccacttttacccttccactcttcatattccaattatattatttatttaattattattaaaataaataatatctataataataataataataataataatccaataattcaactttatttaattaaattaataaaatactattaactcaattaaataattctcttattttaatcggggtgttacaactctcccccactttagacgttttcgtcctcgaaaacatacctcaagcaaatagagccggatacgactccttcatctgatcttcacgctcccaagtcaagctctcaccagctggacctccccaaacaactttcactagagcaattttcttacctctcagggtcttctcttctcggtcatctatccgaattggcaacacctcaacggtcaaattatccctcacctggatatcatccaactgaacaacatgcgacggatccgcaatatactttcttaactgagatacatgaaacacgtcatgcagattagaaagcggcggcggtaaagctatccgatacgccacttccccaaccctcttcaaaatctgatacggacccacaaacctcggagtaagctttttagactttaaagctctacccacacctgtcgtcggagtaactctcaagaacacatgatctccctcttggaactcaagtgcttttctcctcttatcatgataactcttctgacgactctgagaaatcttcatcttctcctgaatcatcttaaccttttcagtcgtctgctgcacaatctcaggtccgagtacaacactctcacctgactcataccaacacaatggagttctacacctcctaccatacaatgcttcatatggagccataccgatactagcatgaaaactattattataagtaaactccaccaacggcaaataactatcccaagaaccactctgctccaacacacaagctctcaacaaatcctccaaggattggatagttctttcagtctgaccgtcagtctgaggatgataagctgaactcaacctcaacttagtccccaacgctttctgcaaactttcccaaaatctagaagtaaatctgggatctctatcagacacaatactggatggaataccatgcagcctcactatctcctcaatatacaactctgccaacttctctaaagagtgattaatcttcatcggcaagaaatgcgccgacttagtcaatcgatccacaatcacccaaatagaatcattacctttcaccgtcctcggcagtcccgtcacaaaatccatggaaatgctatcccacttccattcaggaatcttcaaaggttgcatcatacctgtcggtttctgatgttcaatctttgacttctgacaagtcaaacaggcatacacaaacttagcaacatctcttttcatacccgcccaccaaaacaacttcttcaaatcttgatacattttagttgcacctggatggatactcaatccactcctatggccctcttcaagaatactctttttcaattcagacacctcaggaacacaaactctacctttaaatcgcaggatgccattcccatcaatctcaaaattaccaccattaccctggttaaccatagtaacatgatcaactagagcgacatcaacttgctgaccattccgaatatcttccagaattccactagtcaacttcagcatacccaactttacactatcagcggaaacttcacaacccaaactcatatcacggaactgttcaattaactcaagctcccgaaccatcatcatagacatatgtagagactttctactcagcgcatctgcaactacattagccttaccgggatgataactcaattcgaagtcaaaatccttcagtaattctaaccaccttctctgcctcatatttaactctttctgatcaaacagatacttcagactcttgtgatcactgaacacttcgaatctggaaccatacagataatgcctccacattttcaacacaaatacaacagctgcaagctctagatcatgcgtaggataattcctctcatgaactctcaactgtctagaagcataagctacaactttaccattctgcatcaaaacaccaccaagacccatcaaagaagcatcacaataaacaacgaaggactcaccaggattaggcaagatcaacactggagcactggtcaaccgcttcttcaactcaacaaaactcgcttcacaagctgcatcccacacatacacttgacccttcttagtcaactgcgtcaacggcaatgccaacttagagaagccctcaataaatctgcgataataaccagctaaccccagaaaactgcgtatctcagtagcagacttcggagtctcccactgtaatacagcatcaactttagcaggatcaacagagatcccaccactcgaaatcacatggccaaggaaactcacttccttcaaccagaactcacatttagataactttgcatataatttcttttctcttaacacctgcaaaacaattctcagatgtcctgcatgctcttcttccgtcttagaatatatcaatatatcatctatgaacaccacaacaaaatcatcaaggtacggatggaatatacgattcatatattccataaacacacctggagcattagatacaccgaacggcatcacagtgtattcataatgaccatacctcgtacggaaagcagtcttcgcaatatcatctgacttcactcggatctgatgataacccgatcgcaaatcaatcttactgaaaacatgagctccaaccaactggtccatcaaatcatcaatcctcggcaatggataccgattcttgatagtcaccttattcaactgccgataatcgacacacaacctcatcgtaccttctttcttcttcactaacaatactggtgcaccccaaggagaaacacttggacgcacaaacttcttctcaagcaattcttcaagttgcttcttcagttcaactaattcagttgccgacattctataaggagacatcgacactggactcgtacctggtactaagtcaatggcaaattcgacttcacgttctggaggtaaatcacttacatcctccggaaacacatcctgaaattcacagacaacaggcaaatctacactcactactttcttatccgcttgtagagacgcaaataaagcgaatacctgagcttcatctttcacaaaatcccctatctgcctagcagatagaaatcttgcctcatcattctcaccaacttcagagaaccgcaccgtcttcctatagcagtcgatgaacacgccatagaatcctagccaattcattcccagaataatatcaatttggtgcaagggtaagcacaccaaatcaaccacgaactctctctcgAAGATCGTCAGATGACAACCTCGACAaacaacagaagtcttcacagaaccattagcaggagtatctatcaccatacttccgcctagggacgacataatcacaccaatcctggtcgcacactcatacgaaatgaacgaatgagtagcaccagtgtcaacaatagcaagcaattcaacattattaatcaagcaagtacctttaatcagattatcttctttaggagcttcagccccactcagagcaaacaccctaccagtagtatgagctgcagtagccgccttcttcggtttcgagcactgcgaactgatatggcctttctcgccacaattaaaacacgtcggaccagcatccttacattcagtaactctatgaccagtctgaccgcatcggaaacatctcagcactctcttggtacagctatcagcacggtggcctggctcgccacacttgaaacatttactagctatggaagatcctcccccacttggcttcttctcatctaccactttctgcttacccttaccattcggagatgcataaggactaccacgatccttattcttcttctcactaagactccTGTAATGAGCAGTtctagccttgctatcttcatcaaatatccggcacttattaaccagtgtaggaaacctacgaatctcctggtaaccaataccttgtttgatctcgggacgcaacccgttctcaaacttgacacacttggattcctcagcatcagcagcattataatgaggacaatactgcaccagctcctcaaacttcgaagcgtaatcagcaacagacatgttaccctgcttcagttctagaaattccatctccttcttacatcgcacatcagcaggaaaatatttctccagaaaggccgtcttgaaccttacccaagtcatctcagcacctggtacttcaattctctggcgagtattatcccaccagttttcagcctcttcagataacatatgcgtaccaaactgcaccttctgtgcttcagtacacgtcatcacccggaaaatcttctcaatttccctcagccaaatctgagcaccatctggatcatagcgccctttgaatgtaggagggttattcttcagaaaccttcccaaattcttaaactcgtcgaccggcggattctgttgcgcctgcatagcctgcgccatagcagccaaagcctcagcaatcgcacggtcattttctccagccatactctgcacaacacaaccaccaccgttaaatatcgacagtgtcatttacactaatcgaccaacagggaaaacatcacattatgactcgactggactgactatgctctgataccactaatgtaacacccttctacccaaacgacatatttaaagaatttatcagagtacaacatgtagaagagtttacatttcattcaacttaacactcatcactttacaacataaaaatatttcatttattttaataaaacttcgcagcggacaacaacacaattaacgatttataaaaatgtttcaacaaaacatatcaataatttagtcttcatacacaacttaaataataatataatctctattgaatcccataaccccggtgtcacatgaccagagcattgactcgactctgtagaataactctacacttattcttcacctcaacaaaagctactcctcattatctgcacattgctcatcatagatgaacataaacacatgcagaaggggtgagaattacattattaaacaataatataacgacagaatataatatgaataatttgCACATATGTCAACACGGATCATCACAATCATCAttataatcaacaaactcatgaatatcaacaaaacaacacatcaattgcaatgcacacacccatgcatgactcaacacgactcggtatacccattttgtgaccactacaggatcactactcccagattcaccaccatagaatccgagttccccataaggaaccaagcctctcaacaagcccggagtcaacaacatcattggaactcagtccgttcatcactaggcatcggcctttcatgaatgcatgcacatcaaacatgcatcataatcaacatagcaacaacaacatcatatagtcatgttatcatcatcattaatagcatgacatacaactcaacaaaacaacaacaacattacaacgatatcacatctgggagtttaaaacgcgaaagctgtccgtcaaactgatatggcgaacgccgttaggctaatggtgaacgccattagcgttaaacgctcctattctggaaaaactgtctgtcaaactgatatggcgaacgccgttaggctaatggtgaacgccatttagcgttaaacgctcttattctgaaaactgtctgtcaaactgatatggcgaacgccgttaggctaatggtgaacgccatttagcgttaaacgctcttattctgaaaactgtctgtcaaactgatatggcgaacgccgttaggctaatggtgaacgccatttagcgttaaacgctcttattctggaaaaaggcccaaatggcgagcgccaaaggcataatggcgaacgtcatttggctgttatgtgcataaacaagattttaagcgcagaaacagtggacgcgcggcttctaagcctacaacccaatatcaacatttaacaatcatacatacacaacatacttcgattacaatgTATATAACGCCACCATACTCACAGATCGGACAATTTCCCTCAAAAACCacaactttcccaatctccctaaattCCCCAAATTTATCAACGACCCAATCCTATATCATgtaattgctcgcatattatcgtttaataaggttcagaccccttacctctttggattgaaggaagctctgagcaatctttggtcttttcctcttccttctctttctcttcagcgcttctcccttttctgactctgaggcaaaatacgtgaaaatgaaaaccttcagttatctcctttggcctcttttacccaattccacttttacccttccactcttcatattccaattatattatttatttaattattattaaaataaataatatctataataataataataataataataatccaataattcaactttatttaattaaattaataaaatactattaactcaattaaataattctcttattttaatcggggtgttacacaaaCAGCCAAAACGCATGCAAGCACGGGCAACAGGATCTAACACTATCTGGAAAGTGTTCTTGAGCGCCTTCATCATGTTCTTCACCAGAAATcactcaagaacaaatgttcatGAAAATTTACAAACTATATATCATCAGACTcgtcttctcaagcacaacaaTAATCTCAACATGATTTCCTCTAATTCTCACTAACAAATCCAAATCGATCAAAAGAAAATTTGAGCGTCAAACTTCAATTCACAATATCTCGATCAATACTTGATGAAATTCAAATCTACAAAGTGCAGCATGCTCTACAATAGAGGATCTACCTAAGCCATAGCCTAATTTCATGAATTGAAAGTTTCGAATTCCAACCTTTGAAGAATCGCAGAACTGGAATCTTGAGTTTCAAGGCTTGTAAGCACGAAACAGAAGCTCTATGTTGATTATGTTGATGAATGGAAGAAACCTCGAAGCTCAATTATGCTCGATCTTGCTCTAAATTCAagctgccattgatgatgctCAATTGTGCAGTTCTTGATTCTGCATGAAATGGATGAGTTCTTGCTTACAGAAGCTCCAACAATGCTTGTGAATGATGGATCCTTGAAGAACAGCACAAGTTTCTTTGGAAAATTTGCAGAAAAAGTGAaatgaaaagttgagagaatttgggatttttttctagatctgagatgaatgaatgcTAATGATGAATTCAGTTAGGATTAGTTATTTATATGAGCTGTTAATCATTTTTGTTAATCCCAATTAGCTGAAATGGAAGTGAATTAGTGAAATGCATGTTTATGTACAAATTAGCCAAGCCACCCTCATATGCATGAATGattgctacagtgcacgaaaaccttgccaaacacactccaaatgttGATTTAAGACCAAATGTGAAGCTTGAAAGTGTGGCAAATGCATattttgaaagtcacttttttaaCTCTTCCTTTTCtaaattcaagtcacttgaaaaatggactttctgtgtgatgatttttgatgaaatgtgatgatggattatgatagtgCATGCCAAATGGAGATTTCTCAAAAACGAATcactcaaattggccaaatggttcaagagttatgcctccttgaagttcaacttttcttgaaaatgatttgatcacaacttgctaaccataaatgagaaatgagtgttctttgactttttggaaaggtgagagcaagatcttcaactttcatgttggataaaattccatttgaagcttgtatgatgatgtaaatttgaggagaagacctttccatttttggcagtttgaaattacaagtcacttactatttttggaaacttttcatctgacctcaaattcttcaatcttgatctttgaaatgtcaaatgagacttgtatggacatgaatgaagcctttcaaaccatctcccaccttcaaatccatgaatttaggcacagttgaccacaattgactttctagggtttcagatgaacTTCAGCTTGACcgatgacttctgaacatccaatctttggccgaaccacttcaaaatgatccctaggtcatgtgaacatgttgaaccaatcatagggctttgcttccttgagaaattcacttgcttgcttgcttgactgatctcctgatcagcttgacctaattttgtctgatgaattgcacttgggcaaaggacaatgcaatgttatgcagtggacaatgttaatgttatggcctaatatgaaaatgagtgtaaaaaatggtaggtgcaaatttgaggtgctacatataccaccatggaagtggttctggaatttgtggagggtttcttggttggagtaggttcttgagaaccaaagatgggtatagttcggcataagtcataggaatcgggtcgaaagagaccttcttcctctcgaaact from Lathyrus oleraceus cultivar Zhongwan6 chromosome 7, CAAS_Psat_ZW6_1.0, whole genome shotgun sequence encodes the following:
- the LOC127102700 gene encoding uncharacterized protein LOC127102700, which codes for MAGENDRAIAEALAAMAQAMQAQQNPPVDEFKNLGRFLKNNPPTFKGRYDPDGAQIWLREIEKIFRVMTCTEAQKVQFGTHMLSEEAENWWDNTRQRIEVPGAEMTWVRFKTAFLEKYFPADVRCKKEMEFLELKQGNMSVADYASKFEELVQYCPHYNAADAEESKCVKFENGLRPEIKQGIGYQEIRRFPTLVNKCRIFDEDSKARTAHYRSLNFCCLSRLSSDDLRERVRG